The Chitinophagales bacterium genome has a window encoding:
- a CDS encoding T9SS type A sorting domain-containing protein — MNNNFKNVCLFAALVLFTINTYGQSQGDVFRQYVNAPVTRNGSPMSLPWTGGANKPQLAMADLNQDGVKDIVLFEDYIGVKTLIATTATSFRYDPSYEANFPAMNGYFTLIDFNKDDVVDLVHRSFAGVGVYYGYYSNSQLKFKYYKDLYYTNATGQVNVHVAPASIPAFGDVDNDGDIDIISYDVWGTQITFNRNCQKEDGLPKDSIKICVKDECWGRTYQNFERKVGLNYSCSQWGVTCKGCGSPSNKGTHGSNTLCLIDMDNDGDLDYFNGNESFSDIQFFYNGRNMVGYDSVIHEDTIWNGNGVDMVMHSFPAAFVLDVDHDNDDDLLFTPTALNSENYNCISYYKNTGSNANKNYVHQSDNFLVDQMIDMGMGSYPVLYDFDKDGKKDLFVGSDGFFQNQTSLNKSKIAYYRNTSSNPKSYSFELMDSDFLGLDSMGYMGAALAIGDLDNDSLDDLVIGRSDGTFAFFKNTAASDTVAPVWVLADSLMKDLTTFKTLDVGDYATPCIYDIDNDGKMDLISGNQLGDLYYYNNFGSVSGNLNVKFVTANLGGVKISDPFEPYAYSAPYIGPMDNTQIDYLVVGCEWGELYRFDGFQNGAMPAQYTMLDSVYSYINVGKRSAPAFANLDKDNDNLYEMIIGNVLGGLNFYKQDYKVHVNDRVAGNKNVRVYPNPAGNVLNVKWDESFADGTVMVQIISVTGQQVLMQSFDSHKNNCSLSLNELSSGTYYCIIQSGGNKSVQPVTVLR, encoded by the coding sequence ATGAACAATAATTTCAAAAACGTATGCCTGTTTGCAGCGTTGGTCCTATTTACTATCAATACCTATGGTCAATCGCAGGGTGATGTTTTTCGTCAGTATGTGAATGCACCAGTTACTCGGAACGGATCTCCGATGTCATTACCCTGGACAGGAGGTGCTAACAAGCCCCAACTGGCTATGGCCGATCTTAACCAGGATGGTGTTAAGGATATAGTGTTATTTGAAGATTATATAGGAGTAAAGACCTTAATAGCAACAACTGCTACGTCTTTCAGGTATGATCCATCCTATGAAGCCAATTTCCCTGCAATGAATGGCTATTTTACATTGATAGATTTCAATAAAGATGATGTTGTGGACCTTGTGCATAGAAGTTTTGCAGGTGTAGGTGTATATTATGGGTATTATTCCAATAGCCAGTTAAAGTTTAAATATTACAAAGACCTATACTATACCAATGCTACTGGACAGGTAAATGTTCACGTAGCACCGGCATCAATACCAGCATTCGGAGACGTGGATAATGATGGTGATATAGATATTATCTCATATGATGTGTGGGGAACACAAATAACATTCAATAGAAACTGCCAGAAAGAAGATGGTTTACCCAAAGATAGTATCAAGATATGTGTCAAGGATGAATGTTGGGGACGTACTTACCAGAACTTTGAACGTAAAGTGGGACTGAATTACAGTTGTTCGCAATGGGGTGTTACCTGCAAAGGCTGTGGCAGCCCTTCAAATAAAGGCACGCACGGTAGTAATACACTTTGCCTGATAGATATGGACAACGATGGTGACCTGGATTATTTTAATGGCAATGAGTCGTTTTCAGACATACAGTTCTTTTACAATGGCAGAAATATGGTGGGTTACGATTCTGTGATCCATGAGGATACTATCTGGAATGGTAATGGTGTTGATATGGTTATGCACAGTTTTCCAGCAGCATTTGTGCTGGATGTTGATCATGATAATGATGACGACCTTTTATTTACACCAACAGCGCTCAATTCAGAAAACTATAATTGTATCAGCTATTACAAGAATACAGGCAGCAATGCCAATAAGAATTACGTACACCAGTCCGACAATTTCCTGGTTGACCAGATGATAGATATGGGTATGGGATCTTATCCTGTATTATATGACTTTGATAAAGATGGGAAAAAGGATCTTTTTGTAGGCTCGGACGGGTTCTTTCAAAATCAGACATCATTGAATAAAAGCAAAATAGCCTACTACAGAAACACGTCTTCCAATCCGAAGTCTTATTCATTTGAATTAATGGACAGTGACTTCCTTGGCCTTGATTCGATGGGTTATATGGGGGCTGCGTTGGCCATTGGCGACCTTGATAATGATTCTCTCGATGACCTCGTAATAGGTCGTAGCGATGGTACGTTCGCATTTTTCAAAAACACTGCAGCCAGTGATACTGTTGCCCCTGTTTGGGTATTGGCTGATAGTTTAATGAAAGATCTTACCACATTCAAAACGCTTGACGTTGGTGATTATGCAACCCCATGCATATATGATATTGACAATGATGGCAAGATGGACCTTATTTCAGGTAACCAGTTAGGGGATCTTTATTACTACAACAATTTCGGAAGCGTTTCCGGCAATTTGAACGTGAAGTTCGTAACTGCTAACCTCGGAGGTGTTAAGATATCAGATCCATTTGAGCCGTATGCATATTCTGCTCCATACATCGGACCCATGGATAACACGCAAATTGATTACCTGGTTGTAGGTTGCGAATGGGGTGAACTGTATCGTTTTGACGGATTTCAGAATGGAGCTATGCCAGCGCAGTATACTATGTTAGACTCTGTATACTCATACATCAATGTAGGTAAGCGTTCAGCACCTGCCTTTGCCAACCTTGATAAGGATAATGACAATCTTTATGAGATGATAATCGGCAATGTACTTGGTGGACTGAATTTCTATAAACAGGATTACAAAGTACATGTAAATGACAGGGTTGCAGGTAATAAAAATGTTCGTGTATATCCTAACCCGGCAGGTAATGTCCTGAATGTGAAATGGGATGAAAGTTTTGCTGATGGCACAGTAATGGTACAGATCATATCAGTAACAGGACAGCAGGTGTTAATGCAATCTTTCGATAGTCATAAGAATAATTGCAGTCTTTCATTAAATGAGCTTTCTTCGGGTACATACTATTGTATAATTCAGTCAGGAGGAAACAAGAGCGTTCAACCTGTTACTGTATTGAGATAG
- a CDS encoding SDR family oxidoreductase has protein sequence MKDKVVVITGGSSGIGKALAFDALNRGACVAVCARNINKLEELYGNIAKERMVYMPVDVTSQVDCERLVTTVVDKWGKVDVLLNNAGISMRALFEDANVSVIKELMDVNFFGSVYCTKAALPHILKQKGVIVGVSSIAGYRGLPARTGYAASKFALQGFLECLRTELLHTGTHVMWVAPGFTTSNIRNVARAPDGSMQGETPLDEKGLMSAEECAGIILDAVQKRKRSVVMTFMGKMTVFINRIWPGFVDKRAYRHFLNEPNSPLKKYETNG, from the coding sequence TTGAAGGATAAAGTTGTAGTTATAACCGGAGGCTCGTCTGGTATAGGAAAGGCATTAGCATTTGATGCTTTGAACAGGGGAGCCTGCGTAGCAGTATGTGCCAGGAATATAAATAAGCTTGAGGAGTTATATGGCAACATAGCAAAAGAGAGGATGGTATATATGCCTGTTGATGTAACCAGCCAGGTGGATTGCGAGAGACTGGTAACAACTGTTGTTGATAAGTGGGGTAAAGTAGACGTATTGCTGAACAATGCTGGTATAAGTATGAGAGCATTATTTGAAGATGCCAATGTATCAGTGATAAAAGAGCTTATGGATGTTAATTTCTTTGGCTCGGTATATTGTACCAAAGCGGCATTACCTCATATACTCAAGCAGAAAGGTGTCATAGTTGGGGTATCGTCGATAGCAGGGTACAGGGGACTGCCTGCCCGTACAGGATATGCGGCATCAAAGTTTGCCCTCCAGGGTTTTTTAGAATGCCTGAGAACGGAATTGCTGCATACAGGCACACATGTTATGTGGGTAGCTCCCGGATTTACTACATCTAATATCAGGAATGTTGCCCGTGCCCCGGACGGTAGTATGCAAGGCGAGACCCCACTGGACGAAAAGGGACTAATGTCTGCTGAAGAGTGCGCCGGTATCATATTGGATGCAGTACAAAAGCGTAAAAGGTCGGTAGTTATGACATTTATGGGTAAAATGACCGTTTTTATCAATAGAATCTGGCCAGGTTTTGTAGACAAGCGTGCTTACCGGCATTTTTTGAATGAGCCGAACTCTCCCCTGAAAAAATATGAAACCAACGGTTAG
- a CDS encoding PhoH family protein, with the protein MTEAIISLETVNPIEFFGVNNSKFDILKRKFPLLKVLSRGSQIKLAGQPEEVANAQLRISQVIKYLERNGHLSENYFAEILGDDEEGSDFLNNENNSTNDIIVFGPNGKVIRAKTQNQKLLTGASEKNDIIFAVGPAGTGKTYTAVALAVRALKNKAVRKIILTRPAVEAGESLGFLPGDLKEKIDPYLRPLYDALDDMIPSDKLNYYMANRIIEIAPLAYMRGRTLDNAFIILDEAQNATELQLKMFLTRIGPSAKAILTGDLTQIDLPKNQKSGLVKAARILKDIDGIAYILLDEADVVRHRLVKSIIRAYDQEQEREEKEEEANKEQFRKLKETRLAAEKDKEKGE; encoded by the coding sequence TTGACAGAAGCGATAATAAGTCTTGAAACAGTTAACCCGATCGAGTTCTTCGGTGTAAATAACAGCAAATTCGACATCCTGAAACGCAAATTCCCGCTATTGAAGGTGTTGTCTCGTGGCAGCCAGATAAAACTGGCCGGGCAACCTGAAGAGGTAGCAAATGCACAACTGCGCATCAGCCAGGTAATAAAATACCTGGAACGTAATGGCCATTTGTCTGAGAACTACTTTGCCGAAATATTGGGCGATGATGAAGAAGGGTCTGATTTTCTCAATAACGAGAATAACAGTACGAATGATATTATCGTTTTTGGTCCTAACGGCAAAGTGATACGTGCCAAGACACAGAACCAGAAACTACTGACAGGCGCTTCTGAAAAAAATGACATCATCTTTGCAGTCGGACCTGCAGGTACTGGTAAAACATACACTGCAGTAGCACTTGCTGTACGTGCATTAAAGAACAAAGCAGTCAGAAAAATAATTCTTACGCGTCCTGCTGTTGAAGCCGGCGAAAGCCTGGGATTCCTTCCCGGCGATCTCAAAGAAAAGATCGACCCTTACCTACGCCCTCTATATGATGCCCTGGACGATATGATTCCGTCAGATAAACTGAACTATTATATGGCCAACCGTATAATTGAGATAGCTCCGTTGGCATATATGCGTGGTCGTACCCTGGATAATGCTTTCATCATCCTTGACGAGGCACAGAACGCAACAGAGTTACAGTTAAAAATGTTCCTCACACGTATCGGGCCGTCAGCAAAAGCCATTCTTACAGGCGACCTAACACAGATAGACCTACCCAAAAATCAGAAATCAGGGCTGGTAAAAGCGGCCCGGATACTTAAAGATATTGACGGCATAGCATATATCCTCCTGGATGAGGCAGACGTAGTGAGGCACAGGTTGGTAAAAAGCATCATACGTGCTTATGACCAGGAGCAGGAAAGAGAAGAAAAAGAAGAAGAGGCTAATAAAGAACAATTCAGGAAATTGAAGGAGACCCGGCTGGCTGCGGAAAAAGACAAAGAAAAAGGTGAATAG
- the thiL gene encoding thiamine-phosphate kinase, with translation MGEERTEITSLGEFGLIDHLTMNNETRNAGTLLSVGDDGAVIDQFGRQTVISTDMLVEGIHFDLMYTPLKHLGYKAVVVNLSDIAAMFATPTHITMSIAISNRFSVEALDEFYEGVYAACERYNVDLVGGDTTSSDKGLIISVTAIGEVAPDKYVTRSGAKEGDLLCVSGTLGAAYLGLQLLEREKRIFLESPGVQPDLQKKAHVVGRILKPEARTDVVTWLQEHDIMPTSMIDISDGLSSEILHLCNKSGVGCVLYENKIPIHDETREVAYEFQIDPTMCALNGGEDYELLFTISQDDYEKLAVHTDIYTIGYMTGKDTGVKLHTKGGNVHDLIAQGWNPIAGEKK, from the coding sequence ATGGGCGAAGAAAGAACAGAAATAACCTCGCTGGGCGAGTTTGGGCTTATAGATCACCTGACCATGAATAACGAGACCCGTAATGCGGGTACTTTATTGTCGGTTGGAGATGACGGAGCTGTAATAGACCAGTTTGGCAGGCAGACGGTTATCAGTACAGATATGCTGGTAGAAGGTATACATTTTGACCTGATGTATACCCCCCTGAAGCACCTTGGGTATAAGGCTGTGGTCGTGAATCTCTCTGATATTGCAGCTATGTTTGCAACACCTACTCATATAACAATGAGTATTGCTATATCCAACAGGTTTTCGGTAGAGGCACTGGATGAGTTTTATGAAGGTGTATATGCAGCTTGTGAGCGATATAATGTTGACCTGGTAGGAGGAGATACCACTTCCTCAGATAAGGGGCTTATCATCAGTGTGACTGCGATAGGAGAAGTAGCGCCGGATAAATATGTCACCCGATCAGGTGCAAAAGAAGGAGACCTGTTGTGTGTATCCGGTACTTTAGGTGCTGCTTATCTCGGGCTACAGTTGCTGGAACGGGAAAAACGTATTTTCCTGGAGAGTCCCGGCGTTCAGCCCGACCTGCAAAAAAAAGCACATGTAGTAGGACGTATATTAAAACCCGAGGCAAGGACAGATGTTGTTACCTGGCTACAGGAGCATGATATTATGCCAACCTCTATGATAGATATCAGTGACGGGCTTAGCTCAGAGATATTGCATTTGTGTAATAAAAGCGGGGTAGGATGCGTGCTTTATGAAAATAAGATACCTATCCATGATGAGACAAGAGAGGTGGCATATGAATTTCAGATAGACCCGACGATGTGTGCCCTGAATGGTGGCGAGGATTATGAGTTGTTGTTTACCATCAGCCAGGATGATTACGAAAAGCTGGCTGTACATACGGATATTTATACAATAGGTTATATGACCGGTAAAGATACCGGTGTGAAATTGCATACCAAGGGCGGTAATGTTCACGACCTGATAGCACAAGGCTGGAACCCGATAGCCGGAGAAAAAAAATAA
- a CDS encoding inositol monophosphatase, with protein sequence MNDQLRDVLLEAVRAGGAIIQHYFQGVFKIENKSTVNDLVTEVDKHAEKAIIDIIKREFPEHTVISEEVGELLQDSDYEWIIDPIDGTVNFAHGIPICCVSIGIRHKGVLILGTVYNPIMNELFFAEKGKGAFLNEEPIFVSKKADFKKACLVTGFPYKWPKSYVHPIKVFERFIMEGLPVRRLGSAAIDLCWVACGRFDGFWEYNLNPWDIAAGYLIVEEAGGKITNFDGDPYDVDDKETLATNGIIHEDMLKLIRSNI encoded by the coding sequence ATGAATGATCAATTAAGGGATGTATTACTGGAAGCTGTCCGGGCCGGAGGGGCTATTATACAGCACTATTTCCAGGGCGTATTTAAGATAGAGAACAAATCTACGGTTAATGACCTTGTGACCGAAGTAGATAAACATGCTGAGAAAGCTATTATTGATATCATAAAAAGAGAATTTCCTGAGCATACCGTTATCAGTGAAGAGGTAGGCGAGTTGCTACAGGACTCTGACTATGAGTGGATCATTGACCCGATAGATGGAACTGTGAATTTCGCCCATGGTATTCCTATATGCTGTGTAAGTATTGGCATCAGGCATAAAGGTGTCCTGATTTTGGGTACGGTATATAACCCGATAATGAATGAGTTGTTCTTTGCAGAGAAGGGCAAAGGAGCTTTCCTGAATGAAGAACCTATTTTTGTCTCGAAGAAAGCGGATTTTAAAAAGGCATGCCTGGTGACGGGTTTTCCATATAAATGGCCTAAATCCTATGTTCACCCTATAAAAGTATTTGAGCGTTTTATAATGGAAGGTTTGCCTGTGCGCAGGCTGGGTTCCGCTGCTATAGATCTGTGTTGGGTAGCCTGTGGACGTTTTGACGGATTCTGGGAATACAATCTGAATCCATGGGATATTGCTGCCGGCTACCTTATAGTTGAAGAAGCAGGCGGAAAGATAACCAACTTTGACGGAGACCCGTATGATGTGGACGATAAAGAGACCCTGGCCACTAATGGAATTATTCATGAAGATATGCTGAAACTGATAAGAAGTAATATTTGA
- a CDS encoding TolC family protein, whose amino-acid sequence MKHMFRAMALLILLFTVSGVSAQNNGEWTLQRAVHYAIDHNISIQQNVLNARLEKLTLQQNRLSQLPNVNVSTGYGRSYGRSIDPTTNQFVNGSSYDFMSLSGNADVLLFGWFQKRNRIAQSRYSFEAANKDLEKLKNDVSLNVATGFLRLLMAQEQVKINEQQVQVSAEQLGQTRSFVEAGRLPELNLVQLESQLATDSANLIAAMSEENAALLDIKALLNLDFEETFVPVIPDINVHNDFANAYLQPEEIYAAAEKKLPNVYAAEMRLKAARKGYSAAKGALLPQLSLSAQAGTNYSTLNKDYTVTGVTNDAVQGTFAYDSVNKSAYQVYQASPVFTTSTLPLGKQLDNNFRQSISLGVNIPLFNGWSAQTNVSKAKINMLNQQLSLDQAELKLKQDVYKAQNDARNSLQKYLSSVRAAEAAEKAYQYAQKRNELGLTNTVEYLVTKNNWYRAAANKTSAKYDLIFKLKVIDYYLGNEIKL is encoded by the coding sequence ATGAAGCATATGTTCAGGGCAATGGCCCTGTTGATCTTATTGTTTACCGTTTCAGGTGTTTCAGCACAAAACAATGGCGAATGGACCTTGCAGCGTGCGGTGCATTATGCTATAGACCATAATATATCTATACAGCAAAATGTACTGAACGCAAGGTTGGAAAAGCTGACCTTGCAACAGAACCGGTTGTCTCAATTGCCTAATGTGAATGTTTCTACAGGCTATGGACGTAGTTACGGACGTTCTATCGACCCGACAACTAACCAATTCGTTAACGGCAGCAGTTATGACTTTATGAGCCTTAGCGGTAATGCAGATGTGCTGCTGTTTGGCTGGTTTCAGAAACGCAACCGCATAGCACAGAGCAGATATAGCTTTGAGGCCGCCAATAAAGACCTGGAAAAGCTGAAGAATGATGTTTCGCTGAATGTGGCAACAGGCTTCCTGAGATTGCTGATGGCGCAGGAACAGGTGAAGATCAATGAGCAACAAGTGCAGGTTTCGGCTGAACAGTTGGGACAGACCCGCAGTTTTGTGGAAGCTGGAAGACTGCCCGAACTAAACCTTGTGCAGCTTGAATCTCAATTAGCAACAGACAGCGCCAACCTTATTGCCGCCATGTCTGAAGAAAATGCAGCATTATTAGATATAAAAGCACTGTTGAACCTGGATTTTGAAGAGACATTTGTACCTGTGATACCGGATATAAATGTACATAATGATTTTGCCAATGCTTACCTGCAACCGGAAGAAATCTATGCAGCCGCAGAAAAGAAACTGCCCAACGTGTATGCTGCAGAAATGCGTTTGAAGGCTGCAAGGAAAGGCTATTCGGCAGCCAAAGGTGCATTGCTGCCGCAACTATCGTTGAGCGCACAGGCTGGTACTAACTATTCAACACTGAATAAGGACTATACCGTTACCGGTGTTACAAATGATGCGGTACAGGGTACATTCGCTTATGATTCTGTAAATAAAAGCGCCTACCAGGTGTACCAGGCCAGCCCGGTATTTACTACCAGTACGCTGCCGTTGGGCAAACAACTTGACAACAACTTCAGGCAATCAATTTCGCTAGGGGTGAACATACCCTTGTTTAATGGCTGGTCGGCACAGACGAATGTAAGTAAGGCAAAAATAAATATGCTTAACCAGCAGTTGAGCCTGGACCAGGCAGAGCTGAAACTGAAGCAGGATGTATATAAAGCACAGAATGACGCACGTAATTCATTGCAGAAATACCTGTCATCTGTACGCGCTGCCGAAGCAGCAGAGAAAGCTTATCAATATGCACAAAAACGTAATGAGCTGGGGCTGACCAATACTGTAGAATACCTGGTGACAAAAAATAACTGGTACAGAGCTGCAGCCAACAAGACCAGTGCAAAATATGACCTTATATTTAAATTAAAGGTCATTGATTATTACCTCGGCAACGAGATAAAACTATAA
- a CDS encoding PD40 domain-containing protein — MSFRTLLILLLLPLSLLADDKKKKWDIENPGGPQKEVAFTVNEGTWMNLDISPDGKQIVFDLLGDIYIMPAAGGNATVIRQGKAMEVQPRFSPDGKQICFTSDAGGGDNVWIMDRDGKNARQVTKESFRLLNNGVWTPDGMYIIARKHFTSTRSLGAGEMWMYHIRGGNGLQLTKRKNDQQDVNEPCVSPDGRYVYYSEDVYPGGHFEYNKDPNNQIFVINRFDRKKGTTERVTGGPGGAVRPQVSHNGKLLAFVKRVRTKTVLFLRNIETGDEWPVYDKLSKDQQEAWTTFGIYPGFAWTPDDSHIIIWAGGKIMNIDANAVNKATVIPFSCDVNNKISEVVRVKQDIDKDEFKVHVIRQAVTSPDGKYLVFSALGHIYKKQLPNGTPERITTSEELEYDPSFSPDGKYLVYTTWSDVAGGSICKVKTDRGNPERLTTKKGIFRTPSFSHDGKWLVYEREGGSNILGPAHTSKPGIYYMPADGGDETFVTNSGSEPSFSKDDKRIYYLSGGGLEKSYNWCKTDGEDERTIFTTKYAQHFTVSPDEQWIAYTDLYQVYIAAFPHTGKAITIGSDSSDFPLRRVSKDAGYNLHWSGNGKMLHYTLGGQYYTINLQDLFEFVGGKPDSSFSIPAKGTPVGLIAKTDKPQGKIAFTNARIITMEKDGVIENGTIVIEGNKIIAIGKTEEMTIPTGTKEIDCSGKTITPGFIDAHAHAGHFHSGIVPEKHWPYYANLAYGVTTMHDPSANSEFVFAQSEMVKAGKMVGPRVFSTGTILYGADGDFKAVINSLDDAKSALIRTHAFGAFSVKSYNQPRREQRQMVIEAARELKMEVVPEGGSFFFHNISMILDGHTTIEHNLPIAPLYDDVVQLWKRSETANTPTLIVSYGSLSGEYYWYQHSNVWEKERLLRFTPRSVIDTRSRHRVMAPEEEYENGHILVSESLKKLSDAGVTINMGAHGQLQGLGAHWEIWMMAQGGMTPMEALRTATVNPAKSLGLDEYVGSLKPGKLADLLVMDKNPLDNIRNTESIKYTVVNGRLYDAETMNEVGNYDKKHSPFYWELNKNAGSFPWYEAETHGDD; from the coding sequence ATGTCTTTCAGAACATTATTGATATTATTATTGCTGCCCCTGAGTCTTTTAGCAGATGATAAAAAGAAGAAATGGGATATTGAGAACCCCGGAGGACCTCAGAAAGAAGTAGCCTTTACTGTTAACGAAGGCACGTGGATGAACCTTGACATCTCTCCTGATGGCAAACAGATAGTGTTCGACCTGTTGGGTGATATATACATCATGCCAGCTGCAGGGGGCAATGCTACAGTAATAAGGCAAGGAAAAGCCATGGAAGTACAGCCCCGTTTCAGCCCGGACGGTAAACAGATCTGCTTTACATCTGATGCAGGTGGCGGCGACAACGTATGGATAATGGACAGAGATGGGAAAAATGCCCGCCAGGTAACAAAAGAATCCTTCCGTCTGCTGAACAATGGCGTATGGACACCCGACGGTATGTACATCATTGCTCGCAAGCACTTCACTTCTACCCGCTCATTGGGAGCAGGAGAAATGTGGATGTACCATATTCGCGGCGGCAATGGCCTGCAACTGACCAAACGCAAGAACGACCAACAGGACGTGAACGAACCATGCGTTTCCCCTGACGGACGTTATGTGTACTACAGTGAAGATGTATATCCCGGTGGACATTTTGAATACAACAAAGACCCCAACAACCAGATATTCGTCATTAACCGCTTTGACAGGAAGAAAGGCACTACAGAAAGAGTAACCGGCGGACCGGGTGGTGCCGTGCGCCCGCAGGTATCGCACAACGGGAAACTACTGGCCTTTGTTAAAAGGGTAAGAACCAAAACTGTTTTATTCCTGCGCAATATAGAAACAGGCGACGAATGGCCTGTTTACGACAAACTATCAAAAGACCAGCAGGAAGCATGGACCACTTTCGGCATTTATCCCGGCTTCGCTTGGACGCCTGATGACAGCCACATCATTATATGGGCGGGAGGTAAGATCATGAATATTGATGCGAATGCTGTGAACAAAGCGACAGTGATACCTTTCTCCTGCGATGTAAACAATAAGATATCCGAAGTAGTAAGGGTGAAACAAGATATAGATAAAGATGAGTTCAAAGTACATGTGATCCGCCAGGCCGTTACATCACCCGACGGCAAATACCTTGTCTTTAGTGCGCTGGGACATATCTACAAAAAGCAACTACCCAACGGTACACCCGAACGTATCACTACTTCTGAAGAGCTTGAGTACGACCCTTCATTCTCTCCTGATGGTAAATATCTTGTTTATACTACATGGAGCGATGTTGCCGGGGGCAGCATCTGTAAAGTAAAAACGGATCGCGGCAACCCAGAAAGGCTGACCACTAAGAAAGGTATCTTCCGCACTCCTTCATTTTCGCACGATGGCAAATGGCTGGTGTACGAACGCGAAGGAGGCAGCAACATACTCGGCCCCGCGCACACTTCAAAACCCGGCATCTACTACATGCCTGCCGATGGTGGCGACGAAACTTTTGTCACCAATAGTGGCAGCGAACCTTCTTTCAGCAAAGACGATAAACGTATCTACTACCTCTCAGGTGGAGGGCTTGAAAAATCATACAACTGGTGTAAGACAGACGGAGAGGATGAGCGCACTATATTCACAACAAAATACGCACAACATTTCACCGTATCTCCCGATGAACAATGGATAGCCTATACCGACCTGTACCAGGTGTACATAGCGGCATTCCCACACACGGGCAAAGCTATCACTATCGGCAGCGACAGTTCAGACTTTCCCCTGAGACGTGTGTCAAAAGATGCGGGGTACAACCTGCACTGGAGTGGCAACGGGAAAATGCTGCACTATACCCTCGGAGGTCAGTACTATACCATCAACCTTCAGGACCTGTTCGAATTTGTTGGTGGCAAACCTGACTCCTCTTTTAGTATTCCGGCAAAAGGCACTCCTGTTGGTTTAATAGCGAAAACAGACAAACCACAGGGTAAGATCGCCTTTACCAACGCCCGCATCATCACTATGGAGAAAGACGGTGTGATAGAGAATGGCACCATCGTAATAGAAGGCAACAAGATAATAGCCATTGGCAAAACCGAAGAAATGACCATACCCACAGGTACAAAAGAAATAGACTGCAGCGGTAAAACCATTACACCCGGCTTTATTGATGCGCATGCACATGCGGGGCATTTCCACTCCGGCATTGTGCCCGAAAAGCATTGGCCATATTATGCCAACCTTGCTTATGGTGTCACTACCATGCACGACCCTTCTGCCAACAGTGAATTTGTATTTGCACAAAGCGAGATGGTGAAAGCAGGTAAAATGGTAGGACCGCGTGTATTCTCTACTGGCACGATTCTGTATGGTGCCGATGGCGACTTCAAAGCTGTTATTAATTCATTGGACGATGCTAAAAGTGCCTTGATACGTACCCATGCCTTCGGGGCGTTTAGTGTTAAAAGCTACAACCAGCCACGCCGTGAGCAACGCCAGATGGTGATAGAAGCCGCACGCGAACTAAAGATGGAAGTAGTACCGGAGGGCGGTTCCTTCTTCTTCCACAACATAAGCATGATACTGGACGGACACACGACAATTGAGCACAACCTGCCCATCGCACCGTTGTACGATGATGTAGTACAGTTGTGGAAACGCTCAGAAACGGCCAATACACCTACGCTCATTGTATCATACGGCAGCCTGAGCGGCGAGTACTACTGGTACCAGCACAGCAATGTATGGGAGAAAGAAAGACTGTTACGCTTTACTCCACGCTCTGTAATCGACACCCGCAGCCGCCACCGTGTTATGGCACCCGAAGAGGAGTATGAGAACGGACACATACTGGTATCTGAAAGCCTTAAAAAGCTCAGCGATGCGGGCGTCACCATCAACATGGGAGCGCACGGGCAACTACAGGGCCTTGGCGCGCACTGGGAAATATGGATGATGGCACAGGGCGGAATGACACCGATGGAAGCATTGCGTACGGCAACTGTTAACCCGGCCAAAAGCCTGGGATTGGACGAATATGTTGGCTCATTAAAACCCGGCAAACTGGCCGACCTGCTTGTGATGGACAAAAACCCGCTGGACAATATCCGCAATACAGAAAGTATTAAATACACTGTGGTAAATGGCCGCCTGTACGATGCCGAGACGATGAATGAAGTGGGCAACTATGATAAAAAACATTCTCCTTTCTATTGGGAGCTGAATAAAAATGCAGGTTCATTCCCCTGGTACGAAGCAGAGACGCATGGGGATGATTAG
- a CDS encoding helix-hairpin-helix domain-containing protein, protein MTKQAAIKELCIIPGVGKSLATDLWNIGIRSLAELKGQDPELLYHRSNQFAGTLQDRCVLYVFRCAVYFADTPADQRESEKLKWWNWKDSLLHK, encoded by the coding sequence ATGACCAAACAAGCAGCAATAAAAGAGTTATGCATCATTCCGGGGGTTGGCAAGTCCTTAGCTACCGACCTCTGGAATATAGGCATACGTTCTCTTGCAGAGCTTAAAGGGCAAGACCCTGAACTACTTTACCATCGCTCCAATCAATTTGCAGGTACCCTGCAAGACAGGTGTGTACTGTACGTATTCAGGTGTGCGGTCTATTTTGCAGATACCCCTGCCGACCAACGCGAATCCGAAAAACTAAAATGGTGGAACTGGAAAGACAGCCTGTTGCATAAATAA